The region GTCGGTGCCGGTCTCCATGCGGCCGGCAAAGCGGCGGCCGAAGCCGATGCCGTCGTGCGCGGCGACGGTGTAATCGTACCAGTTGTTGCCGTTCTCCAGCGACCGGCGCAGCGCCACCCGCTGGCCGGGGTCCACCCGCTGCAGCACGGCAAAGCTTTCGTAGGCGTTGGCCTTGACCCGCAGGATGCTGCTGCGCACGCCGGTGTTCGTCAGCACGATGTTCAGGCGCTGATCGGGCGCATCATAGGTCACGGCGACCTCGGGGATCGCCCGGCCGGGGGCACCGGCGACATTCACGTCGCCCGTGAAGTGGCGATGGAAGCCGTTGGGGCCGAGCACCCACAGGTCATACTTGCCGAGATCAGGTGTGATCGACCAGTCGCCGGCGATCTGCTTGCCCGCTTCCACCGAATATCGGCGCGGCACCCGGTCCAGGTGCAGCCGGTCATAGACATGGAAGACGGCGCCGGCGGCACCCGTGTTGCGGAAGCGCAGGCGGACCTTGGCCGCGTCGAGCGTCGCATCGACAAAGAGTTCGTAGGGCAGTGCGCGCGACAGGCGCAGCCCGGCCGCCTGCTGCGGCACGGATTGTTCGGCCTCCGAGGGCACTGGCACCTGCGGCCGCAGTTCCTGCGACACGCGAATCGCGTCGGCCGAAATCTTGGTCCGGGTCGGCAAGGCCGGGACGGCGGCGTTGGGGTCGACGAAGTTGAAGGCCGAGGTCAGGTCGCCGCAGAAGGCGCGGCGATAGGCGCTGATGTTGGGCTCCTGCACGCCAAAGCGCTGCTCCAGGAAGCGCAGCACCGAGGTATGGTCGAACACCTGGGAATTGACCCAGCCGCCCCGGCTCCAGGGCGAGACGATATAGCAGGGCACGCGCGGGCCGGGGCCATAGACCCGGCCGTCGGGCTGCGGCTGGCCCGCGGTGCCGGGCGGGTTGGGATGGGTGAAGCGTTCCGCCGCCAGGTCCTTCACGGTCGAGGCGCCGGCCGGGGTGCCGTCGGCGTTCAGCGAGAACAGCGCCGGCGGCGGCACATGGTCGAAGAAGCCGTCGTTTTCGTCGAAATTGCCGATCAGGACGGTGCGGCTCCAGACCTCGGGATAGGCAACCAGCGCGGCCAGGGTTTCCTGGATATACCAGGCGCCCTGCACCGGGCTCGAGGGGCCGGGATGTTCGCTGTAATTGGTCGGGGCCACGATCCAGGAGACCTGGGGCAGCCGCCCCGCCTTCACGTCGGCACGGAATTCCTGCAGCAGCCCGCCCAGCGGCATGGTGTTGCCGACGCCCTTGTAGAGCGGGGCCTTGGCATCCTGCGTCGTGCGGTAGGGGATATAAGGAAAGCCGGCCGAGGTATTGCCGACGGTCTCGCTGGCCTTGCGGTACTGCCGGAAGCCGGCCAGCGGATTGTCGCCGAAATTGTCCGGAAGGTTCTGGTAGACCTTCCAGGTGACACCGGCCTGCTGCAGGCGCTCGGGATAGGTCAGCCAGGTGTAGCCCTGCGAAGACGGGCCGAGGCTGTCCCATTCGTTGACGACGGCGGCGACCCCGGCCCCGGTCGGGCCGTTGGTCCCGGTCCAGTGAAACAGGCGGTTGGGGTTGGTGCCGGCCTGGATGCCGCAGTGGTAGGCATCGCACAGGGTGAAGGCATTGGCCAGGGCGAAGGGGAAAGTGATTTCCGCCTCCTTGTAGTGGCCCATCGACTGGTCTTGCTTGAAGCGCGGCCATTCCGACATGCGGCCGTTGGCCCAGGCGGCCTGGGCATCGCCCCAGCTATGCGGGGTTCCCGTCACCCGCTGGGCATTGCCCTGGCTGGCATCCAGGTGATAGGGCGTCACCACGCGCGAGCCGTTCCACTGCTGGAACACGTTGCGCCCATCCGGCAGCGGAATGGTGAAGCGGTCGCCGAAGCCACGGACCCCGGCCAGCGTGCCGAAATAGTGATCGAACGAGCGGTTTTCCTGCATCAGGATGACGACGTGCTCGACATCCTGGATGCTGCGCGTGGCGTTGTTGGCCGCAATGGCCAGCGCGTCGCGGATGACCGGCGGGAACATCGACAGTGCTGCGGCGCTGCCGGCAAGGGTGCCCGCCCCTTTCAGGAAATTTCGCCTGTTCTGATCGGTCATGATGGCTTGCCCCAGGTAGACAGATACGGCCGCGGCGCCAGCATGCTGACGCGATGGTCAGCGATGATGACGGCGCGACATGTCAGTAATGTTTCGGAACGCCTACGATTCAGGAAAACCTATCGCCGTTCGCCTACCCGCCTACCATCACCAGCGCGTTGGCGGGATCGGAGACGCTGTCGGCACCGGTCTCCATGCGGCCGGCCAGGCGGCGGCCGAAGCCGATGCCGTCGTGGGCGGCGACGGTGTAATCGTACCAGTTGCTGCTGTGTTCCAGTGCCCGCCGCAGCACCACCCGCTGGCCGGGATCCACCCGCTGCAGCACGGTATAGCTTTCGTAGGCATTGGCCTTGACCCGCAGGATGCTGCTGCGCCCGCCGGTGTTGGTCAGCACGATGCCCAGTTGCCGGTGCGGCGCGTCATAGGCGACCGCCACGCCGGTCGTTGCCAGGCCGCTGCCAGCGGCCACCTTGGCGTCGCCGGTGAAGTGGCGGTGGAAGCTGTTGGGGCCCAGCACCCACAGGTCATACTTGCCGTCGTCGGCGACGATCGGCCAGTCGCCCGCGATCTGCTTGCCGGCCTCGACCAGGTAGCGCCGCGGCAGCCGGTCCAGGTGCAGGCGGTCGTAGACGTGGAACACCGCCCCCGCCGCGCCGGTGTTGCGGAAGCGCAGGCGGACGCCGTTGCCATCCACCGCCGCCTCGACATGCAGTTCGTAGGGCAGCGCGCGGGACAGCCGCACGCCCGGTTCCTGCACCGGCGCCGTCTGCTCGTTCTCGGCCGGGATCGGCACCTGCAGGCGCAGCGCCTGGGCGGCACGGATCGCGTCGGCGTTGATCTTGCTGAGCTTGGGCAGGCTGGGCACGGCGGTGTTGGGATTGACGAAGTCGAAGGCCGAGGTCAGGTCGCCGCAAACCGCGCGGCGATAGGGGCTGATATTGGCCTCGACCGCGCCGAAGCGCTGCTCGAGGAAGCGCAGGACCGAGGTATGGTCGAAGACCTGCGAATTGACCCAGCCGCCCCGGCTCCAGGGCGAGACGATGAAACAGGGCACGCGCGGCCCCGGCCCATAGACGCCGCCGTCGGGCTTGGGCTGGTTCCTGGTGCCGGCGGGGGCTGCATGATTGAACCGCTCCGCCGCCAGGTCGCCCAGGGTGGAGGCGCCCGCCGCGGTGCCGTTGGCGTTCATCGAGAACACCGAGGGCGACGGCGCATGGTCGAAGAAGCCGTCGTTCTCGTCGAAATTGATGATCAGCGCGGTGCGGCTCCAGACCTCGGGATTGGCCACCAGCGCCGCCAGCGTCTCCTGCATGTACCAGCCGCCCTGGACCGGGCTGGAGATTGCCGGATGCTCGCTATAGAAGGTCGGCGCCACGATCCACGAGACCTGCGGCAGGCGCCCCGCCCTCACATCCTGCTTGAATTCCTGCAGCAGCCCGCCCAGCGGCATGGTGTTGCCCACACCCTTGTAGAGCGGGGCCTTGGCATCCTGGCGCGTGTTGTAGGGGATATAGGGCAAGCCGCCCAGCGGCGTGTTGCCGACCGCCTCGCTGGCTTTGCGATACTGGCGGAAGCCGGCCAGGGGATTGTCGCTGAAATTGTCCGGCAGGTTCTGGTAGACCTTCCAGGTTACACCCGCCTGCTCCAGCCGCTCGGGATAGGTGGTCCAGACATGGCCCTCGCCCGAGGGCCCGAGGCTGTCCCATTCGTTCACCACGATGGCGACATTCGATCCCGTCGGGCCATTGGTGCCGGTCCAATGGAACAGGCGGTTGGGATTGGTGCCCGCGTGTACGGCGCAATGATAGGCGTCGCACAGGGTGAAGGCATTGGCCAGGGCGAACTGGAAGGGCAGCTCCGCTTCCTTGAAATAGCCCATCGACCGGTCTTCCTTGTACCGGGGCCATTCGAACATGCGGCCGTCGGCCCAGGCCTGGTGGGCATCGGGCCAGGTGTGCGGCGTGCTGTTGATACGCTGGGCGTTGCCTTTGCTCGCATCCAGGTGATAGGGCATCACCACGCGGGTGCCGTTGCTCTGCTGGAACACGCTGCGCCCGCCCGGCAGCGGGATGGTGAAGCGGTCGCCGAAGCCGCGCACCCCGGCCAGGGTGCCGAAGTAATGATCGAACGAGCGGTTTTCCTGCATCAGGATGACGACATGCTCGACATCCTGGATGCTGCGCGTGGCGTTGTTGGCGGCAATGGCCAGCGCGTCGCGGATGACCGGCGGGAACGCCGACAGGGCGGCAGCGGTACCGGCGACGGCGCCGGCCTGCTTCAAGAAATCTCGCCTGCTCTTGTCGGTCATCGCCGTCATCCCCCGGGTTACGCCACGTCGCACTGAAATCTGAAACAAAATTGTCAGATTTGACCAAGGCAATACGCTGCTTTTGCTGGCGCTCATCAAAAGAAGACCAGAAAAGGCGCGCACTGATTCTTTGTCAGGGGATATTTACTGACAAATATTGCAGCTATGTTTCCAGGTTTGCCTGATTTGGAACCAATGTGGCGGCGACGCGCCGCGGCGGCGGGAACATTTTCAGCGATCTGGCAACCGCGCGCCACCTGCGTCACCATTGATGGACACGAATCGGTAAAGGCCGAGATGCCCGATCGCTTCGACAGCCGCTTCCAGATCAGCCGGCGCCTGCTGGCAGGCGCCTTGATGCTGGGCGTCGCCGGCTGTGCCACGGCACCGCCGGCCGGGATCGGCCGGCGGCGCGACTACGGCCTGCTGCAGGACGATGGCACGCGTATCGTCCTGCCGCCCGGGTTCTCCAAAGACAGGCAATGGCCGGCCGTGGTGTTCCTGCCGGCGACCGACGGCACCGCCCCCGATCTCTATCGCTACTATGCGGCGCAACACGAACAGCGCGGCGGCTTCGTTGCCGTCCTGCCGCCGGGATCGAGCGGCGCCAGCGACTACAGCGACGGCGAGCGTTTTGCCGAAACCATCGCCCAGTGGAACGACCGGGTGGTCGAGACCTTGACCCGGCACGAGGCGCGCTTCGCGATCGAGACCGGCCGGGTGGCGCTTGCCGGCTTCTCCCTGGGCGGCGACCTGTCCTGGGCGCTCTCGCTGTCCAGCCCGCAGGCTTTCTGCGGTGCCGTGGTGATGGGCAGCCGCTGCGGCTTCCGCACCCGCCACAGCCTCGACCTGCTGGCCTTCCGCGGCTATCGCTTTGCCCTGCTGCGCGGGGCCGACGAGGCCTCGGCCCGCGTCGCCGGGATGGCGGCGGCCCGCCGCCTCCTGGACGAGCAGGGCATCGCCAACATCTTCGGCGAGGTGCCCGGGGAGCATGTCCGTGCCCCGCCGGAGACTTTCATGGGCGCGGTCGACTTCGTGCTGGGCACGGTGCCGGTTGCCTGATCGCCCGGCAGCGGTTGTCCAGGCAATAAGCCTCGACCGCAAAGTGCCGGCCGGGCGCCACCAGGTGTCCCCTGCCCGCCTGAAATGAAAACGGGGCCGGAAGGCCCCGTCGGTCACAGTGTCGCCAAGATTGCGGCGGCGACCTCAGCCCCAGGTGCGGATCGGCCCGGTATCGACATGGACGAAGCCCGAGCGGCGATAGAAGCCGACGCCGCCTTGATTCATCGAAACCGCGGTCTTGTAGATGCCGCGCAGGTCGCGGCCGGGCAGGCGGATGTCCAGGGCCATGCCCTGGATATGATAGGAATTCTGCGCGACGCCGCGGCTTTCCGTGGCGCGCATGGCATTGGTGCGCGGCGCCCGGTAGGCCGAAACGATCTGGAACGACGGCGCGCCCAGGCGCTGCCCCATCGAGGCCAGCAGGTCGAACAGGCCCGGGTCGATCCGATGGACCTCGTTGGCCCGATGATCGCGCAGCAGGATGTTCAGCTTCTGGAGGGATTCAGGGACGTAGTAGCCGTCACGCCAATAGGCGCCGCTGAAACTCTCGCCCGTGTTCATGTTGGTGAGGGAAAGCTTGCGCGGGCCACCGCCAGCAGCCAGGACCGCCCTGGGCGTCAACATGCCCGAAGCGACGACGGCGGCGGCAGCGCCCAGGCCCAACAACAGGCCACGACGGGTCGGCGAACTGGTGGTACTGGTTTCAGGAACGGCGGTACTGCAAACGGCGGGGACGGGATCAGCAGCGGCAACCAACGGGTTACGACGCAACAGTCGCTCGAACGCCATCTCGCTACCCCTTTTACTTGACCAACCGGCTTTTGCCGTGTCTTGGTCCGCCAGCCCCTGGTGCCCCGTCGGCACCTTGTTCTACCTATCGAATCGCCGGTATGTGACAGCGACGGCAGAGCATTACCCGAGTGAGTCGGTGTTGCAACCCCGATACGGTCAATATGCTGTCAAAATGGCCGCGATTTATTGTCCCAACTGGGCTGTTTTGGCCACACCCGAGTCTGGCCGGTCGCGGGCGCACCTTGCCCATACAAAAAGGGCGGCCTCCGGGGCCGCCCTTGATTTGTAACTGGCGTGCCCCGGTTCAGGACTCGCTGGCGATCAGAACCGGCCGGCCCAGGCCCTTCTGGATCCGGTCGTCGATGCCATACAGATCCTGGCGGAACTGGGCATTGCCTTCGGCGTCGACCCAGGCGGTGACGTAGGTCAGGCGCACGCCGATCGCGTGCGTGACGTTGACAAAAATGGTCGAGGTCGTCCGCGCCAGCGTCGCATCGATGCGCGTCCGGTCCCAGCCGGGCACGTCGCGGACTAGGCGGGCACCGAGGCTGAGCGGATCCTTGACCCGCACGCAGCCCGAACTGAGCGCCCGCATGTCGCGCGCGAACAGGTGCTTGTCCGGCGTGTCGTGCATATAGACGGCATAGTCGTTGACGAAGTTGATCTTCATCCGGCCCAGCGAATTGCCGGCCCCCGGCCGCTGACGCATGCGATAGGGGATCGACCGGCTGCGCGGCACCTGGGTCCAGTCGACCGTGGCCGGGTCGACCACCTCGCCATCGTTGCCGTACAGGGTGAAGCCGTGGTCGGTCAGATAGTTGGGATCGTTGATCTGCTTGCGGACGATGTCCTCGCCGGCCAGCTTGGCTGGCACGCTCCAGGGCGGATTGAGGACGACGCTGGTCACCTTGCTCTGCAGCAGCGGCGTCTTGCGGACTTCACGGCCGACCACCACCTGGGTCTCGATCGCCAGCACCCCGTCCTCGTAGTAGCGCAGGGTGAATTCGGGGATGTTGACGACGATGCGGTCCGGGCCCAGGTCGTCGAGCTGCTGGCGCTTGCGCTCCATGTTGACCAGGATCTGGCCGATCCGGTACTCGACCGGCTTCGCCATGTGCTCCAGGGTCAGCTTGCCGATGACGCCGTCGGCCTTGAGGCCATGGCGGGCCTGGAAATGTTCGACCGCCTTGAGCAGCGCCGGGTCGTAATAGTTGGGTTTCTCGGCGGTCGCGGCCGCGCCGTCGGTCGACGCCAGGCGGGCGCGAATGGCCGGTATCCGGCTATCGACCGCGCCGGGCTCGATCTTGGCGCCACCGGCAGGGACAACGGCCCAGCCGCCGGCGGCGGCAAGGGTCCGGTAGCTGGCCAGCAGTGCCTTCAAGGCAGCGTATTCGGCATCCTGCGGCCCCAGGGCAACCAGCGCTGCCGCCGTGTCGGCCTGGCTCACCACGCCCACCAGCAGGGCCACGGAATCGACGGGCTGGCCCAGTTCGCGCATGTCGACCGGCAGGCGCACGCTCGCCAGGCGGGCGCCGCTGCGGTCGGCGGCATATTTGATCACGGTGTCGGTAAACAGCACCTCGAAGGCACCGGTCGCCCCCTCGGCCTGCAAGGCTTCGAGCTGGGCCAGCGGATAGGCCCGGGCATCCAGCCCCTCGGCCCCGGCATCGGCGATCAACGCCGTCACCGCCGGCACCGACGCGGCCAGCCGGCCGGCACCGGTCCACAGCGGCGCGGCGCCGACCACGCCATAGAAACGCTCGACATCGGGACGCGACCAGCCGGTCGCGCCGAGCTTCGTCGGATCGAAGGCCAGGGCCGTCTCCAGCGTCACCCCCGGCGGCAGGCGCTCGACCGTCGGCGGCACGATGGCGGCCGGGGCTGTTTCGACAGCGGTCGCCGGCGGCACGACGGCCGGTTCGGGGGCGACCGCCTGTTCGGCGGCGCCATCGGGATCGGGTATCGCGGCATCGGGTACCGCGGCATCGTCTGGCGCGTCGGCCACCGCGCTATCGGTATCGGCGGCCTCCTGGGGCGCGACCAGCGGGGTCTCGGCCGGGGTCGCCGGCGGCAAGGGCGCAGGTTGGGCAGCGGTCTGCGCCGCGGCTTGGCCCGAAACGGTCAAACCGGCAACGAAGGCGCTCCCCCCGATGACAGCGGCTCCGGCGACGCCGAGGCTCAGCGCCGCGGCGGCAATTGCTCCAACAGTTCGCATTCAGGCACACCCATTCCCGCGCCACCCCGGCGCGAACCGTATTCTGGAACACTTGCCGAACATTGCAAGTGACGGCCGTCACGCTCGGGATAAGCGATCGGCTGTGTTGCCCGCCGACAACAAGGCGTCACGCAGCCGCCATGCGTGCCAGATAGGCGAGCAATGCGGCCTTGTGCTGGGTCAGGCCCTTGTAGGCCAGGGTCTCGGGCGGAAAAGCCGCGACCGCGGCGGCCAGGGTCCCTGCCCGCGCCGAATCGGCCGCGACCTCGGCAATCGGACATTGATAGGTGCGGATCGTGAACAGCACGGCACCGGTGGCCGGCAACCGGCGCAGGGTCTGCCGTTCCGAACGCAGAAACAGCCGCACGCCGACATCGTCGACGGTGATCGGCGGATCGACCGGGCGGTCGCCGTGGCCCTGGGGCTGGAACAGCGCCGGGTCGTCGTGGATCGACCAGTTGGTCCGCAGCATCGGACGCTCGACGGCCAGATTGGCGAAGAACCGTTCCACCGGGGCCAGCAGCTTCTCGTTGAAGAACGGGGTGGGCCCATGAATCGCCCGCAAGGGCCGGCCGATCTTGTCGGCCAGGCGCCAGCGCGACGGAAAGCACAAGGACGCCGCGACCAGGACATAGGGCTCCCCCGCCGCCGGCGGCGCCATCAGGCACAGGTCCTCCTGCACCAGGCGCCCGGCCCGGTCCAGCGAGTGCAGGCCCGGTGCCGCCAGGTCGTGGCGGCGGCCGTCGATCCGGTCGATCAGGACATCGCCTTCGCGGGCAAAGCGGTCGGGGAAGCGTCGGGGCAAATGCGCGGCCAGCAGGGCCAGCAGTTCGGCCCCTATCGCCTCCGACCCCGGCAGGGCCTCGAACACGTCGCCGTGACGCTGCGCCAGCAAGCGCAGGCGCTCGTCGATTTCAGCGCGATAGTTGCCGTCGATCTGGATCCAGTCGTCCAGATCAAGGGCGCCCAGGCCCATCTGGATCCGGTAGGGGCCGGCGGAAAACGGAACATAGGGTATCACGGCATATCATCCCGGTGGCGGCACCCGCCCCGTGATGGGGCCGGCGATCACTCGTCGGGGAACACTCGGATATGACGGGGGCCAGCGCAACCCTGGTGTTGCGCTCCAGGGTCAGGCCGTTCAGCGTATGGCGCATGGCTTCCACCTCGACCGTGATCTCGAGCGAGGGCACGTTGATCTCGATGCGCAGGATCGGGCCGTTGGCAAAGACGTGGGCGATGGTCCCCTCGATGCCGCCGAAGCTGCCCGACGGCTTGAGGTCGAATTCGTGCGGCCGGACGAAGGCGATACCCGGTCCGTCGGCAATCTCGGGCGCCGGCACCAGCAGCCCGGCGACATTGGCGACGCCGCCCTTTACCGCCGCCGGCAGGCGGTTGGTATTGCCGAGGAAGTCATAGACGAAGGGGGTGGCGGGCGCGTCGTAGACGGCCTGGGCCTGCCCCACCTGTTCGATCTTGCCCTTGCTCATGACCACGACGCGGTCGGCCAGTTCCAGCGCCTCCTCCTGGTCGTGGGTGACGAAGACGGTGGTGATGCCCATCTCGTCATGGAGCTTGCGCAGCCAGCGGCGCAGTTCCTTGCGCACCTTGGCGTCGAGCGCGCCGAACGGCTCGTCCAGCAGCAGGACCCGGGGCTCGATCGCCAGGGCCCGGGCCAGGGCCACGCGCTGGCGCTGGCCGCCCGACAGTTGGGTGGGATAGCGCCCGCCCAACCCCTCGAGCTGGACCAGGCGCAGCAGGCGGTCGACCGACCCTTCGATGTCGCCGCGCGAGGGCCGCGTCGAGCGCGGGCGCACCTCCAGGCCGAAGGCGATGTTGCGCGACACGGTCATGTGCTTGAACAGCGCATAGTGCTGGAACACGAAGCCGACATGCCGCTGGCGCACCGAGCGGTCGCTAACATCCTCGCCCTCGAACAGCACGGAACCGCGATCGGCGAACTCGAGGCCGGCGATGATGCGCAGAAGCGTGGTCTTGCCGGAGCCCGATGGCCCCAGCAGGGCCAGGAACTCGCCGCCGGCGACCGACAGGCTGACGTCGCGCAGCGCATCGAAGGTGCCGAAGCGCTTGCTGACCGATTGAATCTCGATGCCCATGAAAAACCCGTATCAATGCCGCGTCGAGGCCGCGATCTCGTCGCCGTACCGCCACTCCAGCACGCTCTTGAAGATCAGCGTGACGAGGGCCAGCAGGGCGAGCAAGGAAGCGACGGCAAAGGCGGCCGTGAAGTTGTACTCGTTGTAAAGAATTTCGACGTGCAGCGGCATGGTGTTGGTCAGGCCGCGGACATGGCCCGAGACCACCGAGACGGCGCCGAACTCGCCCATGGCCCGGGCGTTGCACAGCAGCACGCCATAGAGCAGGCCCCAGCGGATGTTGGGCAGGGTCACGTGCCAGAAGGTCTGCCAGCCGCTGGCGCCCAGCGACAGGGCCGCCTCCTCCTCCGAGGTTCCCTGCTCCTGCATCAGCGGGATCAGTTCGCGCGCCACGAAGGGGAAGGTAACGAAGATGGTGGCGAGCACGATCCCCGGCACGGCGAAGATGATCTTGATGTCATGCTCGGCCAGCCAGGGCCCGAGCAGGCCCTGCGCCCCGAACAGCAGCACGTAGATCAGGCCCGAGATCACCGGCGACACCGAGAACGGCAGGTCGATCAGGGTGATCAGGAAGCTTTTGCCCCAGAATTCGAACTTGGCGATGCACCAGGCAGCCGCCACGCCGAAGACCAGGTTGAGCGGCACGGCGATCGCCGCGACCAGCAAGGTCAACTCGATCGAGGCCAGGGTATCGCGCTCGACGATCGCCTCGAAGAACGGGCCAAGGCCCTTGCGCAGGGCTTCGATGAAAACGGCCGCCAGCGGCAGGACAAGGAACAGGCCGAGATAAAGCAGGGCAATGCCCGACAGGCTCAGGCGCAGGAACGGGCCTTCGGTGGTTGCGTCATTGGTGCGGGGTGCGCCGTCCATGGCAGCCGGTCCTTGAGGCTCAAGCCTGCATGCGCGCGCGGTTCCAGCGCTGCAGCAGGTTGATGACGAGAAGCATCACGAAGGAGATCGTCAGCATGATGACGGCGATCGCCGAGGCACCGGCGTAATTGTATTCCTCGAGCTTCGTCACGATCAGCAGCGGCGCGATTTCCGAGACCATCGGAATATTGCCGGCGATGAAGATCACCGAGCCGTATTCGCCCACCGCGCGGGCAAAGGCCAGGGCAAAACCGGTGATCAGCGCCGGCAGCACCGCGGGCAGGATCACCCGCGTGAAGGTATCCAGGCGCGTGCCACCCAGGCTGGCGGCCGCCTCCTCGGTCTCGGCGTCGAAATCGGCCAGGACGGGCTGCACGGTGCGCACGACGAAGGGCAGGCCGATGAAGGTCAGCGCCAGGATTACGCCCAGCGGCGTATAGGCGATCATCAGGCCCTTGGGCCCGAACACGCTGCCCACCCAGGTATCGGCGGCAAACAGGCTGCCGACCCAGCCGTTCCTGGCATAGAGCGTCGCCAGCGTGATGCCGGCAACCGCCGTCGGCAGGGCAAAGGGCAGGTCGACGATGGCATCGACGATGCGCTTGCCGGGAAAGCGGTAGCGGACCAGCACCCAGGCCAGGATCAGGCCGAACACGCCGTTGATCACGGCGGCGATCAGCGAGGCGCCGAAGGACAGCTTCAAGGCCGCCGCCACCCGTGGATCGAGAATCAGCTTGATGATGCCCTCAAGCCCAGGTCGCTCGCCCGCAGGATCAGGGCGGCCAGCGGGACCAGGACGATCAGGAAGAGATAACCCAACGAAAAACCGAGCGTTATCCCGAAACCCGGAAGAACGCTCGGTTGACGCAGCCGGGCAGAAGTCCAGCTCATATGATGTAAAACCCAGGTTTAGGGGGCAGGCTTGTAAATCTGGTCGAACACGCCGCCGTCCGCGAAGTGCGTTTGCTGTGCCTTGCGCCAGCCGCCGAAAGCCGCATCGTCGATCGTCACCAGTTCGATGGTCGGGAAGGTGTCCTTGTACTTGGCGGCGACTTCCTTGTCACGCGGGCGATAGAACCACTTCGCCGCAAGCTCCTGGCCCTCCTTGGTATACAGGAAGTTCAGGTAGGCTTCGGCCTGCTTGCGGGTGCCCTTCTTGTCGACCACCTTGTCGACCACGGCGACCGGCGGCTCGGCCAGGATCGACAGCGAGGGGACGACGATCTCGAACTTATCGGGGCCTAGTTCCTTCAAGGCCAGGAACGCCTCGTTCTCCCAGGCCAGGAGGACGTCGCCGATTTCGCGCTGGACGAAGGTGGTGGTCGAACCGCGGGCGCCGGTGTCGAGCACGGGGACGTGCTTGAACAGTTCGGCGACGAAGGCCTTGGCCTTCTCGGGGTCGTTGTTGTTGTGCTTCAGGGCCCAGGCCCAGGCCGCCAGATAGTTCCAGCGTGCGCCACCCGACGTCTTCGGGTTGGGCGTGATCACCTCGACGCCTTCGTGAACCAGGTCGCCCCAGTCCTTGATGCCCTTGGGATTGCCCTTGCGCACCAGGAACACGATGGTCGAGGTGTAGGGCGCGCTGTTGTCGGCCAGGCGCTTCTGCCAGTCGGGGGCGATCAGGCCCTTGTCGGCGATCGCATCGATGTCATAGGCCAGGGCCAGGGTGACCACATCGGCCTCGAGGCCGTCGATCACCGAGCGGGCCTGCTTGCCCGAACCGCCGTGCGACGCCTGAATGGTGACGGTCTCGCCCGTCTCCTTCTTGTAGTGCGCGGCAAAGATGTCGTTGAACTCCTTGTAGAGTTCGCGCGTTGGATCGTAGGAGACGTTCAGCAGCGTGGTATCGGCCTGCGCCGCCCCTGCCCCCAGGGATCCGCCGACCAGGACCGTGACGGCCAGGGCCGCCAGCGCCGGACGCAGACGGCCCAGAACGGACCGCCCCAATGACTTATGCACGCTCATAGCTTCCTCCGCAGCATCGAGATGTACAAATCACGACCTAATCCGTCGAGTTTGTCAACATCAGTTTGTGGGGTTTATTTTATACTACACTAAAGACATGTTTTATTCGCGTCGCATCGCCACGCAAAACCACGGCCAGGGTGGTGGCGTCCATCACCTGGAGGATTACCGA is a window of Oleomonas cavernae DNA encoding:
- a CDS encoding sulfate ABC transporter substrate-binding protein; protein product: MHKSLGRSVLGRLRPALAALAVTVLVGGSLGAGAAQADTTLLNVSYDPTRELYKEFNDIFAAHYKKETGETVTIQASHGGSGKQARSVIDGLEADVVTLALAYDIDAIADKGLIAPDWQKRLADNSAPYTSTIVFLVRKGNPKGIKDWGDLVHEGVEVITPNPKTSGGARWNYLAAWAWALKHNNNDPEKAKAFVAELFKHVPVLDTGARGSTTTFVQREIGDVLLAWENEAFLALKELGPDKFEIVVPSLSILAEPPVAVVDKVVDKKGTRKQAEAYLNFLYTKEGQELAAKWFYRPRDKEVAAKYKDTFPTIELVTIDDAAFGGWRKAQQTHFADGGVFDQIYKPAP
- the cysW gene encoding sulfate ABC transporter permease subunit CysW — translated: MDGAPRTNDATTEGPFLRLSLSGIALLYLGLFLVLPLAAVFIEALRKGLGPFFEAIVERDTLASIELTLLVAAIAVPLNLVFGVAAAWCIAKFEFWGKSFLITLIDLPFSVSPVISGLIYVLLFGAQGLLGPWLAEHDIKIIFAVPGIVLATIFVTFPFVARELIPLMQEQGTSEEEAALSLGASGWQTFWHVTLPNIRWGLLYGVLLCNARAMGEFGAVSVVSGHVRGLTNTMPLHVEILYNEYNFTAAFAVASLLALLALVTLIFKSVLEWRYGDEIAASTRH
- a CDS encoding sulfate/molybdate ABC transporter ATP-binding protein, whose amino-acid sequence is MGIEIQSVSKRFGTFDALRDVSLSVAGGEFLALLGPSGSGKTTLLRIIAGLEFADRGSVLFEGEDVSDRSVRQRHVGFVFQHYALFKHMTVSRNIAFGLEVRPRSTRPSRGDIEGSVDRLLRLVQLEGLGGRYPTQLSGGQRQRVALARALAIEPRVLLLDEPFGALDAKVRKELRRWLRKLHDEMGITTVFVTHDQEEALELADRVVVMSKGKIEQVGQAQAVYDAPATPFVYDFLGNTNRLPAAVKGGVANVAGLLVPAPEIADGPGIAFVRPHEFDLKPSGSFGGIEGTIAHVFANGPILRIEINVPSLEITVEVEAMRHTLNGLTLERNTRVALAPVISECSPTSDRRPHHGAGAATGMICRDTLCSVFRRPLPDPDGPGRP
- a CDS encoding heme-dependent oxidative N-demethylase family protein, whose product is MIPYVPFSAGPYRIQMGLGALDLDDWIQIDGNYRAEIDERLRLLAQRHGDVFEALPGSEAIGAELLALLAAHLPRRFPDRFAREGDVLIDRIDGRRHDLAAPGLHSLDRAGRLVQEDLCLMAPPAAGEPYVLVAASLCFPSRWRLADKIGRPLRAIHGPTPFFNEKLLAPVERFFANLAVERPMLRTNWSIHDDPALFQPQGHGDRPVDPPITVDDVGVRLFLRSERQTLRRLPATGAVLFTIRTYQCPIAEVAADSARAGTLAAAVAAFPPETLAYKGLTQHKAALLAYLARMAAA